DNA from Cutibacterium acnes:
ATGGGGTTTCATCGCGCGCTCAGAGCGCCCTCAGTTTCGCGCTGGCTCAACTCGGTAAGCCCTACATCTGGGGCGGCACTGGCCCGACCGGCTACGATTGCTCTGGCCTCATGATGGCTTCCTGGGGCAAGGCTGGGGTTAGCCTTCCCCGCACCGCGGCTGCTCAGTACGCAGCCGGCACCCCCGTATCGACCTCCGATTTGCAGCCTGGCGACTTGGTCTTCTTCTACCCGGGCATTACCCATGTCGGTATGTACATCGGTGATGGCAAGTTTATTCACGCCTCCAGTCCGCGAACTGGCATCAAAGTCTCCGTTCTAGCGCAACAGTCCTCATACCAGGGCGCGCGTCGTTTCGGCTGATTTTCATTGCTTAGCGTTGGCATAGATATTGGCGGCACGAAGGTTGCCGCTGGTGTCGTAGATGAAAGTGGCCAGATTGTTCGGCGTATTCAGCGCCTGACACCCTCGCGCAGCCCCGAGGCTGTTGAGGACGCTATCGTTGAGTCGGTCCGTGAATTGGCTCGTAACCTCCCTATCTGTGCTGTAGGCATCGGGGCAGCCGGCTGGATAGACACTGAACAGGCGCTCGTGCGGTTTTCCCCGCATTTAGCATGGCGTAATGAGCCGCTGCGCGATCGTCTGTCTGAGCGCATCACTGTGCCTGTTCTCGTCGATAATGACGCCAATGCGGCCGCGTGGGCTGAGTTCCGGTTCGGAGCCGGACAAGGATCACGGGTCATGGTGTGCCTGACGTTGGGAACGGGTATCGGGGGTGCACTCGTTATCAATGGGCGGATGTTCCGCGGCCGATACGGCATGGCCGGAGAATTCGGACATATGACGGTGGTTCCCGATGGCCACTGGTGCCCATGTGGCAACCGTGGTTGCTGGGAGCAATACGCTTCCGGAAATTCCCTCGTGAGGGATGCTCGAGCGTTGCTTGCCGAGGGAGCTCCCGGTGCTCAGGATCTGTTGGGTTATGTAGCTGACCGCAATCCGGGCAACCTCATTGGTCCTGATGTCACACGCGCAGCGGTCGATGGCGATCGTCTTGCCATTGAGCTCATTGCAGACATTGGCATCTGGCTGGGCCGTGGAATGGCGAACTTGGCAGCAGCCTTAGATCCAGATCTCTTTGTCATTGGTGGGGGAGTGAGCGCCGCCGGAGACCTCTTGCTTGAACCTGCGCGCACTGTATATGCCCGCACGCTGACGGGCCGGGGGTTCCGCCCGATGGCCGATATTCAGAAGGCACATTTCGGTAACGATGCTGGGCTTATCGGCGCCGCAGACTTGGCTCGCCACTCCATCAACGAACCGCCGGGCATGGCTCGCGGGTTCTGGCCACGTCGTCGTACTGCTGTCCGCAAGCCACGCCGTACTTTGCGTCAGAGCCTGAGTGAAACTCTCGCCGGTCCGGTTGTTCGGGACAAGTGACTCGCTACAAACGTGAGTGGTTTCCCCAGGGGCCTTCATCATCGCGGTCTGCCCGAGTGATGGCCCGCCAGATGAGCAGGCTAATCCCTGCTCCTCCGGATGCGATGGCTAGTATCAGCGTGGTTTGGGGCACATTGACTCCGCTCATGTCCAGCAGGACGGCAACGATGCATATCGCCACCAGAACCAATCCCACCTTCGTCGTTGGACTGGGAGGTGCTGCCGGTTCCATGGGCAGCGGCTCATCCATCTCGTCGGCGTCACGGGGTGGCTCTTGCGGAATATGGGCCGGCGCCCGTTGGGCCGGTAAACCATTCGGGCGAGGACGACCTGGGGCGGTGACGACCTCCCCAAATTCGCGAGCGATGAGCGCTTCAAAGGCGGCATCGACATCGTTGCCGTCGTGTTCCATATCCCTCCACCCATTAGGGAACTCGAGGTGCCGCTAGGCTTGGTCGCCGAGGAGGCCCCATGTGGTACGAGTTCTTCAAGTATGCGCTCTTTGGACCAGGAGTGCGAGCCTTGTGGCACCCCCGCGTCGTCGGTAAGGAGAACATTCCCACCGAAGGAGGGGTGATCCTGGCGTGCAACCACATTGCGGCCCTGGATCCCATCATCGTCGCGTCCATGATTGACAGAAAACTCACCTATCCGGCGAAGAAAGAGCTTTTTGCTGGCGACCGAGGCTTATGGTCGAAGGTCGTCGCGTGGTTCTTGCGCGCAGTCGAGCAGGTGCCGCTGGATCGCTCGGGTGGCCGTACTAGCGTCAATGCCATGGGTTCAGTAGAACGCCGACTTGCCGAGGGGGGCCTCGTCGGAATTTTCCCGGAGGGAACCCGCTCATCAGATGGTCGCTTATACAAGGGTAAGACCGGCGTCGCCCGGATGACTCTGGGGTCTGGAGCCCCTGTGGTCCCAGTAGGTATCAGCGGAACGACAGTGAGACGCAAGGTGTTGGGTATCCCGCTGCTCGACCATCCGACCCTCATCTTCGGTAAACCGATGCACTTCGACGTGCTGGCAGACCGCACTGAGGAAACGGCCGTCCTACGGTGGGTTACTGATGAGGTCATGGGTGCTATCAGCGATCTCACCGGACAGAGCTACGTTGATGTTTATGGTTTCCGGGTCAAGCATGGCAACCTCAAGGGCAAAGATGTCTCGAAATTTGTGAAACCAAGGCCCGGCGGCAAGCCCCTGCCCCCGCCTCGTGTGACGAAGGCCTGATGTCATGAAGTGGTTGCGTCGATCCCATGGTGAGATGACGGGTCATCCTCTTCCTGCCCAACCAACCATCGTCGCTATCCATCTGCATCGGCCCGGTGATCTTGCTGCGGCCGAACATTGCCTGTCGGGACGCGTCAGCAAGGTGTATGTCATGTCCGGTCGTCGGATGGAGAGAACTCAGGCCCACGCTGAGGCTCTACGCCACTTATGCGAGGGCTCTGTAGTCCTTATGGCTCCCGAGGGGATACGCAGTTGGGCTAGTCAGGTTCATCGTCTAGACGTTGAGGTAGCGCGGCTGGCTCTCGATGCTGAAGCCCTCGTCGTGCCGGCTCAGGTTGTTGCGGGACAGCTCAGCCTGGGAACATCGGTTGATATGTCGCGTCACGCGGCGACACCCCATTCTCACGCTGTCTTGCGGGCTGCAGCTGACGATGTCGCGCTCGCCTTATGCAAGCTCACAGGCTTGCCGTACCAGGACTATCCAGCAGTGCGGGCAGATCAACGGCCTCACCCGATCATCTGGCTGTTTCAGATGCGAAAGTTGCGTCGTGACCGTAGGAGGCATCGTCGCGATGCTGAGGAGCGATCGCGAGAGGAGAGCGCTCGCGATGCCGAGGAACTGGCCCGGGAGGAGGAGAACGCCCGTCTCGCCGCTCAGCTTCAAGCTCGACAAGCTTCCTTGGCCGATCGGCTTGCTGAGCGCGATATTCATCCAGGTAGGTGAAAATCCCAGGGCTGGTGTTTCGGATGCGGTGGCTTAGCCTCGTCAGAGGGGTGGAACGGAACTGAAGAAGGTCATGGTGGGAAGTAGAATCCCCGCCATGTCTCAGAGCGTTCCCAGTCTTGAGGCCCTCAATGCCCTGCCACGGGTGCAACAGCCGTCGTACCCCGATCCTCAGGCAACCGCTGAGGTCGTCAACCAGCTACGTAGTTTGCCTCCGTTGGTCTTTGCCGGAGAATGCGATGACCTTCGTGCCTATCTTGCGGCAGTGGCTAACCGCAAGGCATTTTTGCTGCAAGGCGGCGATTGTGCTGAGACTTTTGCAGGGGTAAACGCCGACAACATTAAGAGTAAGCTGCGAGTACTACTGTCAATGGCGGTCGTCATGACCTACGCAGGTCAGCTTCCGGTGGTCAAGGTGGGTCGCATTGCTGGGCAGTACGCCAAGCCGAGATCTAAGGACACCGAGACCCGTCGCGGCCTCACTCTGCCCAGTTACCGAGGTGACGCCGTAAACGGATTCGAGTTCACACCGGAAGCTCGGGAGCATGATCCTAAGCGTTTGATTGGGGTGTACAACGCTTCGGCAGCTACTCTCAACTTGGTACGAGCTTTCGCTACCGGCGGTTTTGCGGATCTTCGCGGCATTCACGCATGGAACGCTGACTTTGTGCGTAACTCCAATGTGGAAGCTCGTTACGAGGCGCTGGCCGCGGAGATCGAACGGGCGTTGGTGTTCATGATGGCGTGCGGAGTCGAGGGCGATCAGCTCTCCACCGTTGACTTTTACGCTAGCCATGAAGCCCTGCTCATCGACTACGAGCACGCTATGACGCGGATCGACTCGCGCTCCCAGCTACCCTACGATTGCTCTGGCCATTTGCTGTGGATTGGTGAGCGGACCCGTCAGATTGATGGTGCTCACGTGGAGTTCCTGCGCCACGTGCGTAATCCGCTGGGGGTCAAGCTTGGCCCGACGACGACTGGGGAGGACGCCGTTGCTATCGCTGATGCCCTTGACCCCGACCATGAGCCTGGCCGTCTGACCTTCATCACCCGAATGGGAAGCAAGGCTGTGCGTACTAACCTGCCGAGAGTCATCGAGGCAGTGGAAGCCACTGGACGCAAGGTGGTGTGGAGCTGCGACCCCATGCACGGCAACACCTTCGAAACGAATAACGGCTACAAGACGCGGTCGTTTGCTGACATGTGCGACGAGGTTAACGGGTTCTTCGACGTCCATGAGGAGTTAGGTACCTGGCCTGGCGGTGTGCACATCGAGTTGACTGGGGACGACGTCACGGAGTGCTTGGGCGGCGTCGACAAGCTAGCAGAGTCCGATCTGACAAACCGCTACGAGACCGCCTGTGACCCACGTCTGAACCGGAACCAGTCCTTGGAACTGGCCTTCATCATCGCTGAGAGATTGGCTGACGGCCGTATCAAGCGCGATGCCGTCAGTCCGCTGGCAAGGTTCCGCAGCATCGACCTATGATCGATCCGGAGCTCCCCTCAAGGCCCCTATCGGTGGGATTGTTCCGGTCGCGAATGTGACTGAACTGGTTGCCGCCGCGTGATGCTGGCGGAACACTGAGGGTATGAGAATTACGCATCTGGGACACTCCTGCATCCTCGTTGAAGCAGCTGGGCAGCGAATCCTCGTCGACCCCGGTAACCTCAGTAAGTCCTGGCGTGGACTTACTGATCTCGATGCCATCCTTGTCACCCATCGCCATCCCGATCACGTCGACCCAGAGCACATCGGTGCCTTAGTCGACGCGAACTCAGGTGCGGTGGTGCGTGCTGAAGAAGGGGCCTGCCATGAGATTCCGGCTCTTGACGCTGACCCTGTTGCCCCAGGCGACGTGTTGCAGATCGGTGAGGTGAGAATTGAGGCGGTAGGAGGCCACCATGCCGTCATTCATCGTGATCTGGAACCGATCGGCAATGTCGGATACCTCATCGGTGAGGGGCTTGGGACGATCCTGTACCACCCTGGTGACGAACTAGATGAGACCCCGCGTGGTGTTGACGTGTTGGCTTGCCCGGCTCATGCCCCGTGGGCTGCGATGAAAGAAACTGTCGACTTCGCGAGGTCGGTGGGGGCTCGGCACGGTTTTCTCATCCATGAGGGGCTACTTAATGAGCGGGGCTGGCAACTGTCCTTTGATCGGCATCAGGAGATGGTGTCGACCACCTTCCACGATCTACGCGACGGCCAGCCGTGGGAGGTGCCGCAAGGCTGACCCCGGGGCCGGGGATCAAAGCATGCGGTCCGTGCCGAACCTCGTAGCCCAGGCCGGATCGACCTGGACTACCGGGGGCTCGGTGTGATGCTGCGGTGCGCCGCGGCGACGACGAGGCGGACGGACGACTAAGGCCATGGCGGCCAGGATGGCGATACCGCCGATAGTAATGCGCCCGGTGAGTGGCTCGCCGCCGAGACCAATAGCGAAGACGGCGCCCCACAGCGGCTCAGTGCACATGATGACGGCGGCCCGGGTCGATTCCACCCGGGCTTGACCCCAGCTCTGCATGAAAGTTGTCAAAGTGCCGCAGATGATGGCCAAGTAGGCCAGGGCAAGCCAATCCTCCATGTGGGTGGGGGCGCTCAGACCTCCAGGCAGGGCTGCAATGGTGCAGACGATGGCGACGGTGATCGTTTGGTACAGCCCGAGGGATGTGACGTTGGACGGGTTGGCGAAGCGTCCAGTTGCCACGATGTGGCCGGCGTAGGCCACGGCGGAAGCCAGAGTCAGTAGCTGACCGATACCGAATCCGCTACCGAGGGTAGAGGGATCAAGAGCCAGCACTCCCATGCCGACAGTCGCCAGTGCCACAGCTCCCCAGATGGCGGTGGAGACCTTTTTGCGAAAGATCACAGCGGCCAATAGCGGTGTGAAGACCACATAGAGACTGGTGATGAACCCGTTCATGGCAGCCTGAGTGGTCCCGAGTCCAATGGCCTGAAGTAGCTGACCGGCAGCAAAGAGCACGCCGAGGGTAACCCCCTTGGCTATGGTGCGCATATTGGCGCGCCAGGCCTTCGGGAAGAGGATTCCGAATGCGGCGGCCGCCATGGCGAAACGACACGCTAGCAGGTTCTCGGGGCTCATGTGGGCATAGATACCCTTCATGACGACGAGGGTCGAACCCCACAGAGCAGCCATGAGAAGGAGAGCGGGCACAGCAAGGCGCGAAGAACGAAAACCAACCACGAATCACATGATACGCGGGAGAATCTTCGCCCCGCAACCAAGATTGGCGTCAAATATTTTGTGAGACGGTGTGCATGCAGGATGATTCCCCGTGAACGCACGTCCGTGCGACTGAATTTGTACTGTGCAGCTCGCTCGCCGAGTACCGGGAAGAGGTGAAGTGAAAGACGAGGTAGGCGCACAACACTGCCACCAGGACAATGAAGACAGCCGCGATGACGCCGCGGCGGCGACGATGAACAGCGTCCTGAGCCAGCCTGGAACGGGATGCCGGTTGGGTAGCACGCCGGTGTATCGGCCGCGGACGCGGCTGAGAGTGGTTGGCTGGTTGCGTCGGTATGCGCCCCGGAGGGCAGTCTATAGGAGACAGTGGAGAATCCGGAATTGAGACCGGTGTAGGTGGCGATACCGGAGTACCAGTGCGAGACCATGGCGGAACTGACGCCGTGCCAGGTCGTACCGGTTCGTTCCGTCTGCGGGCGGATCGATCTGTTGAACCTCCGGGTGCATGAGCTACCGGATTGGCGATGACAGCATTCGGCTGGGGCACTGTGTTCTGGAGGGCGGCCAGGGCCGGATCGTCCGTGCGGCCGGTCGTCAGTGCGTGACGTACACGACGAAGAAGGTCGAGTAGGGCCCTCCCATTCGCAGGGCGCTTCCCGGGATCGCGCGAGGTGCAGGCACGTACCAAGCCGTCCAGGTATCCCGGAACGAGCCATGCGATATCGTGCTCAGCTTTGGTGCCATTGGCCAGGTACTGTGAGGGCGCGGGAACATCCTTATTGACGTGGGCCCATGCCACCTGAATGGGGGAATCGCCAGTATGGGGCTTGTGCCCAGTGAGCATCTCAAAAAGTACAATGCCGGCTGAGTAAATGTCCGAACGCTCATCGGAGCTACCGCGTGTTACCCGCTCAGGTGGAATGTAGGACACCGTTCCAATGAGCTGCCCAGATGTTGCTGACATCGTGTGGTTGCCTACAGCTCGGGCCAGACCAAAGTCAGCCACCTTGATCTGACCACGATCAGAGATGAGGACGTTTTCGGGTTTGACGTCACGATGCACTAGGCCATCCTCGTGGGCGCTGGCAAGGGCCGAGACAACTGGCTCGAGGAGATCCAAAGCGCGCACCGGGGTGAGCGGCGCTTCCTGGGTGATGATGTGGCGTAGGGTGCATCCGGGCACGTACTCCATGACGATGAAGGGACGATCTCCGTCCATTCCTTGGTCGAAAACTGATACCACATGGGGATTGACGAGCCGGGCCGCGGCCTTCGCTTCGGAATCGAATCGCTCAGCGAGTTCTGCATCGAGCCCCTCATGCATCACCTTGACTGCGACGATGCGGGGAAGACATAGATCTTGAGCTCGATAGACGGTCGCCATCCCGCCCCGAGCGATTTTGGACACGATCTCGTAGCGACCCTCGAGGGTATGACCCACTAGGGGGTCAGTGCTCATGGTCATGCTCACGATTACGCCTCACGCACGGTCGGGGAAGAAGGGGTGTGCGGCCCACTCCAAAGTGTATGCGTAGTCTCTCGGAGGGCATCGGAAGATGAACCGGCGAGTCCATAGGCTGATCCCATGACTGTTGCAACCTGGTTTCGGTCTCACCGGTGGTCCGTCTGGATTGTGACCTTGCTAGCAGCTGTCGTCGTAGGCTGTTCAGCGCCCGGTAATGTAGCTGCGGCAGGCTCGAACGCGACCACGGCCCCCATGACCGTCATGGCCACCACACAGTCGTCTGTTGGGCTGGTCACCATCCAGGAAAACGAGCTGCCTACCCAGGCTCGGCAGACTCTCAAGCTCATTGACTCCGGCGGGCCTTTTCCGTTCAGCCGGGACGGAATTGTCTATCACAACAACAGTGGCGCACTACCTCATCACAAGGACGGCTGGTACCACGAGTACACCGTCGCCACTCCTGGAGCGCAGGGTCGAGGACCGCGTCGCATCGTGTGCGGTTCAGACTCCACCTGTTTTTGGACGCCGGACCATTACTCAACGTTTAAGAGGATCATCCGATGACAGTCGACGTTCAGTCAGGTTCAGGTCCTGAAGCTGGTGGCCCCATTGGTTCAGGGATCCTTCTTGTTGATCCGGCGCATAGTTGTGACCCCATCAAGGTGGCAACGGCGTGGCGCGAGGCTGGGTGGCGCGTCATGCACATGAGCGGAGGCGCTGATTTAGGGTCTGTTCTTGCCGGTTTTGGACACGCGCTGTCATTTCCTAGCTGGTACGGACACAACCTTGACGCACTGCGTGACTGCCTAGCTGACCTGGGAGGAGACACGGCAGTGTTATGGACCGGATGGCAGCCCTTTGAGCGCGACAATCCCCAGGATTGGGGTCGGCTAGTTAAGGCCATTGGTCAGCGTCTCGATGAGGACGAGGTCAACGGTTTCGCTCTCCTCCTGGTGTGAAACTCAGGCTGCGGGATCGTGGTATCAGAAATGACGCTCGACGCATTGGCGGGCTAATTCCCGCAGGGCAATTCGGCCGGCATCGGTCATCTCGGCGTCGTCGAGAACTGCGACGGCATGGTCGTGGCACTGCACAATTGTTGACTCGACAGCCTCCCGGGCTCCACTTGTCTCGATGATACGACGGGCGGTGGCGACGTCGTCATCGTCGAGGTCGGGGCGACCCAGCAACGACTTCAAGCGAGCAGCGTCGTGGGAGTCGGCCCGATCGAGCGCATGGGCGACGAGCACAGTCCGCTTGCCTTCTCTCAGATCGTCGCCAGCGGGCTTGCCAGTCAGCTCGGCGTCGCCGAAGACGCCAAGAAGATCGTCGCGGTACTGGAAGGCCCGTCCGATGGGGGAGCCGAAGTCGGCCATCGTCTGTTGTAGACGGTCAGAGCCTCCAGCCAAGGCCACACCAATCTGACATGGACGAACGACCGTGTAAGAGGCGCACTTGTACTCCACAACCCGGCCAACCAGGTCGAGAGCAGATTCGGAGTCGGACCCCGCCATCCCCGACTGTGAGGTGACGTCGAGGACCTGGCCGCAGGTGACCTCGGTGCGCATGGCGTCAAGCAGTGGGGTGGCTGCTGCCAGCCTGTCAGCTTTGACTGGGGCGGACGTGAACATCTGTGACGACCACATGAGTAGCAGGTCGCCGAGCAAGATCGCGATGTCACATCCGAATTGCTCAGCGGGTCCGTCTCCGTGGGCAATGCCATGGGCCGCCTCGAAACGACGGTGCACCGAAGGCAATCCACGTCGGGTGTCGGAGTGGTCCATGAGGTCGTCGTGGACCAAGGCGGACACGTGCAGAAACTCGAGGCTCGCCGCTGCCTGTAACAGGCCAGTGGGTTCAATGGGTTGGTCCGCCGCAGCTGCATGACCCCAATAGCAGAAGGCCGGGCGCAATCGTTTGCCGCCTGCGGTGTAATCACGAGCGGCGTCGAGAACGGGGGACAGCTCGGCGCCGATCGCGTCAATGACCCGCTTTTCGTCGTCGAGGAAGGAGAGGATCCTTGCGCTCACGGAGTCGCGGAAGTCAGCGCTGACTGGAGAGGACGGATCAAAGGGGTACATAGCGCCAGCATAGAGGCGTCGAATGGTCGGAAACGAGTCCGTACGCTGGACGTCTGGCCCACCTGGTGGGAGCGCCGCCTAGCCTCGCACCTATGTAGTCCCAGAAGCCGACCACTGCTGACCTGTTGGCCTTGGGGGAGCGCCCTGTGCACTCTTTCGGGTTTATGACCCTCACAGCGAGCGCTCGGCTGTGGAGTGCCACTGATGCTCTCGTGGGATGGCACCGGACTTCATTTCAGTGGCCTATGGAGCGAATGGGTCGCGGTGTGACCGCGCTTTGCGGTGCACCCAGCACATGGTGTCGACCGGTCTGCGTACCGTCGGTCATCTCACCTGCGTCGCCCAATCGGTAGCTGATGTGGAGCAGATGGTCGCTGATTACGCCGAGTCCAGGATCGACCACATCCTGGCTATTCGCGGTGACATGCTGGGTGGGGCGGGACAGCCTTGGGTGGCCCATCCCTGGGGGTTACCTAACGCTACTGAGCTTGTCCGCCTCGTCAAGTGGGTTCACCCAGAGGCATGCATCGGTAGAGAGGGTGCGTGACATGGGCTGTGAGCTCTTTAATGTTGGCGCTCTCGGCCTCCACCACTACACCCTCAACAGGTCTCGTGCGACCACAGAGCTTCGGACCATGCTGGCGTGGCGGCGCCTCGAACGGGCTGGTTCGCCTCGGAACGATGAGGCGATTTTTGCTTCCTGAGCCCGACTACCGCTAACCGTTGGGTAGGGCGGGTCAAAGCGACGTAGAGCAACCGGACACCACCGGCAGGATTACCGGTCTCGGAGACGATGCGCTCGGGATCGACGACTACTGCACCATCGTACTCAAGACCCTTGGCCTGCATGGTCGTCACCGTGATGATGCGCGGATCGTCGACAAGTCGGCGCGCCTGCTCGACGAGGCCAGCCGGGCACACCAGACCGATCGTCCCGTCCACCGATGTGAGCATCTCGTCCAGCTGCAAGCGCACCTGTGCCCATAGGTCGTCAGTGCGTACCACTGTGGGACGGACACCAACCCAGCGCACCGCCTGTGGAAGATCAGCGTCGGGCTGGACGGTGACAACCACGTCGGCGGCGAGATCGAAAACCTCGGCCGGGGAACGGTAGTTCTTGGTCAGGGTGAAGGTGCGTGACGGGGAATTACCAACCAATTCGTCCAAGGCCGCTCTGGTCTGGTTGGGATGGGGGAAGGCAGACTGGGCGGGATCCCCGACGATCGTCCAGGAAGCCTGGCGGCCTCGACGTCCGATCATCCGCCACTGCATGGGGGAGATGTCTTGGGCCTCGTCGACGAGAACGTGAGCGAAGGTATCGCGAGGCTCGTCCTCGTCAATGTGGCGGGACTCATGGAGACGATCGCCGAGGGTGACGAGCTCCTCGGCGTCACCTCCCTCGATAAAGACCGGGTCGTCAGCATCGGGCTCGGGGGGAACTGGGCCGAGCAGAGCGGCCAACTCGTCGAGCAGGGCCATATCGGCTATTGACCAGTTGCGTCGTCCACGTCGATCCGCTTCGGTCGGGATAGAGCTGACGAGAAGCTGACGGGTTTCCTCGTTCCAGTAGGGGGTCACTGCTTCGGCGACTGCGGGATCGGCCAACCGAGCGAGGGCGTCGGAGGCCGACAGGGCGGGCCACCAGGCGTTGAGGAGCATCCGCCAGGATGCCTGGGAGGACACTAACTCGTCGAAATCGTCCCTTGTGAGGTCATGGGCGGCGAGGACATCGGCCGGGACTCGTGCCCACAGCTGGTCGCGCAGCGAGACCTCGACGGCCTCCCTGCCGTCGTTGTAGCGATTACGCTTGAGGATGCGTTGACGAGTCGTCGCGAGGATGGAGGCATCGAGGGTAAGAACCTCGCCTTTGACCGTTACTCGCAGCTGCAAGGAATCGGGATCCGCCGACATGGGCAAATTGACCAGTCGGGTGAGGACGTCAACCATCTCAAGGCTGCCCTTGATATTGGCAGTACGGGGCTCATCGAGGCGGTCAGAGGAGAAGTGCAGGATATCCGACGGTACCTGGCCTATTGAGCGCAGTGTTACGGAGTCTTCCCCGAGGCTGGGTAGTACCCGCTCGATGTAGCTCATGAAAACCGATGACGGCCCGATGACGAGCACCCCGCCATTCTCCAGCCGAGTGCGATGAGAATAAAGCAGGAATGCTGCGCGGTGCAGAGCGACGACCGTCTTGCCGGTGCCGGGTCCGCCCATAATCGTCGTTACGCCTTGGTAAGGGGCGCGAATGGCCTCATCCTGTTCGGCCTGGATCGTCGAGACGATTGAATGCATTCGAGTGTCGCGGGCCCGAGAGAGAGATGCCATGAGGGCTCCCTCGCCGATAATCGGCAGATTCGCCTGCGAGGTGGAATCCAGCAGGTCATCTTCGATGCCGAGGACCTTGTCGTCGCGACAGCGCAAGACGCGGCGACGAACAACACCCATCGGATCAGACGGGGTGGCTCGGTAAAAGGGCTCGGCAGCGCGGGCACGCCAGTCGATGACGAGAGGCTCATAGTCAGCGTCCCGTACCCCGATTCTCCCGATGTGACGCACCTCGTCGTCAGTCAGATCAAGTCGGCCGAAGACCAGACCTTCATGCTCAGCGTCAAGGACCGCTAATCTCTTTGCCGCGTTATAAGAGAAGGCGTCGCGTTCAAACATCGCCGTGCCGTCCTCTTCACGAACCCAACTGGTGCGGTCCGAGCGGTACATGTCTTGGCCGGCCTTGGCTAGCATGCGGGCTTTGTTCTCGGCGATCTCCAATTGGGCGCGGACGCGGTCGACGTGGGCCTGTTCCTTGGCGATCTCAGATTCCACAACGCGGGGGTCGGTGGTCGAACTATCGTGTGCGGTCAAAGTCGTCCTTCACGAGATGTTTGCCTCCAGGCGCGGTGCCGTGGGGCTAACGGTCAAGTCTACGCGTCGAGACCCTGTCAGTGGAACTGTGACTTCTTCTGGGGCGCCCGGCTGCACCGATAGCCTTATTGCTTGGCCGGATATCTTCCCCGGTGAGTCTTTCGTGGGTCAGGTACGCAGCCAATGCTCCAGTGAGCAGCCGGGCCCAAGGTTCTGGGCCGCCATGTGATGCGGGGGAGGCCGCTAGTACCGGGATTGGTCCTTCTTGGCGCCAGACCATGGGAGGACGGTCTCGCCAAGCCGACCACGCAGTACCCAGTTCCGGATTCGGGATGGGACGGGTGTAGTCGTGACAGATCCGGCGGGCTTGTGCGCCATCCCACCAGGACCACGTTTCGACGAGCCCTTCGGCCTTCCAGTCCAGCCGGTGGGCCATGCCATGATTCGAGGGCATCTCGCCTGAGGTGCTGACAGTGATGATGGGAGAACTCCATGGACGAGCCGGGCGATGCCACCGGGAGCGTCGGGGAGCTGGTGCCGTCGTGTCGATGATCGCGTTTGGGGAGTCATTCGGTGAAGGATCAACGATGACACCGCGTCGGGTCAGCCGCTTGTTCAGTAAGGTCAACAGGGGTTGCAGATCAGTTGGGCCATCACGGCCGACGAGATTCCAGCAGCCAAAGATCCGGGTGATGGCGAGCCTTGTTTCGTCAGCTGACAGCTCGGCCAGCGGGGAGGGAAGGTCGACGTGGAGCGGCTCGGGGAGCGGCTCGGGTCGGGAGGTCACCGCATGCTCGACCCCGTACTGGCGCCGAGCTTGCCAGATGGTGTCGGCGTGATCGAGAACATCACGCCACTTATGAGCGATGCGGTGTCCGTACCTGTCACGGACCGTGTGGATCTGTGCACCTCTGTCCGTCGGGAGGGAGATATCCGCCATACTTGAGCTGAT
Protein-coding regions in this window:
- a CDS encoding protein kinase domain-containing protein — protein: MTMSTDPLVGHTLEGRYEIVSKIARGGMATVYRAQDLCLPRIVAVKVMHEGLDAELAERFDSEAKAAARLVNPHVVSVFDQGMDGDRPFIVMEYVPGCTLRHIITQEAPLTPVRALDLLEPVVSALASAHEDGLVHRDVKPENVLISDRGQIKVADFGLARAVGNHTMSATSGQLIGTVSYIPPERVTRGSSDERSDIYSAGIVLFEMLTGHKPHTGDSPIQVAWAHVNKDVPAPSQYLANGTKAEHDIAWLVPGYLDGLVRACTSRDPGKRPANGRALLDLLRRVRHALTTGRTDDPALAALQNTVPQPNAVIANPVAHAPGGSTDRSARRRNEPVRPGTASVPPWSRTGTPVSPPTPVSIPDSPLSPIDCPPGRIPTQPANHSQPRPRPIHRRATQPASRSRLAQDAVHRRRRGVIAAVFIVLVAVLCAYLVFHFTSSRYSASELHSTNSVARTCVHGESSCMHTVSQNI
- a CDS encoding ribonuclease domain-containing protein: MTVATWFRSHRWSVWIVTLLAAVVVGCSAPGNVAAAGSNATTAPMTVMATTQSSVGLVTIQENELPTQARQTLKLIDSGGPFPFSRDGIVYHNNSGALPHHKDGWYHEYTVATPGAQGRGPRRIVCGSDSTCFWTPDHYSTFKRIIR
- a CDS encoding barstar family protein, producing the protein MTVDVQSGSGPEAGGPIGSGILLVDPAHSCDPIKVATAWREAGWRVMHMSGGADLGSVLAGFGHALSFPSWYGHNLDALRDCLADLGGDTAVLWTGWQPFERDNPQDWGRLVKAIGQRLDEDEVNGFALLLV
- a CDS encoding polyprenyl synthetase family protein: MYPFDPSSPVSADFRDSVSARILSFLDDEKRVIDAIGAELSPVLDAARDYTAGGKRLRPAFCYWGHAAAADQPIEPTGLLQAAASLEFLHVSALVHDDLMDHSDTRRGLPSVHRRFEAAHGIAHGDGPAEQFGCDIAILLGDLLLMWSSQMFTSAPVKADRLAAATPLLDAMRTEVTCGQVLDVTSQSGMAGSDSESALDLVGRVVEYKCASYTVVRPCQIGVALAGGSDRLQQTMADFGSPIGRAFQYRDDLLGVFGDAELTGKPAGDDLREGKRTVLVAHALDRADSHDAARLKSLLGRPDLDDDDVATARRIIETSGAREAVESTIVQCHDHAVAVLDDAEMTDAGRIALRELARQCVERHF
- a CDS encoding methylenetetrahydrofolate reductase; its protein translation is MAPDFISVAYGANGSRCDRALRCTQHMVSTGLRTVGHLTCVAQSVADVEQMVADYAESRIDHILAIRGDMLGGAGQPWVAHPWGLPNATELVRLVKWVHPEACIGREGA